Below is a genomic region from Sinorhizobium meliloti.
GGCCGGCGTCATCTTCATGTCGATCTCCGAGGCGATGCGGGAACATCCGGACCTCGTGCGGAAGTATCTCGGTACGGTCGTACCGCAGTCGGACAACTTTTATGCGACGCTGAACTCCGCGGTCTTCACCGACGGCTCCTTCGTCTATGTGCCGAAGGGCGTTCGGTGCCCGATGGAGCTTTCGACCTATTTCCGCATCAACGAGAAGAACACGGGCCAGTTCGAGCGTACGCTCATCATCGCCGACGAAGGCGCCTATGTCTCCTATCTCGAAGGCTGCACGGCGCCGCAACGCGACGAGAACCAGCTTCATGCGGCAGTGGTCGAACTGATTGCGCTCGACGATGCCGAGATCAAGTATTCGACGGTGCAGAACTGGTATCCGGGCGACAAGCAGGGCAAGGGCGGCATCTATAATTTCGTGACCAAGCGTGGCGATTGCCGCGGCAAGAACTCGAAGATCTCCTGGACCCAGGTCGAGACCGGATCGGCCATCACCTGGAAGTATCCGTCCTGCATCCTGCGCGGCGACGGTTCGCGCGGCGAGTTCTACTCGATCGCGGTTTCCAATGGTCACCAGCAGATCGACTCGGGCACGAAGATGATCCACCTCGGCAAGAACACGTCGAGCCGCATCATCTCCAAGGGCATTGCGGCCGGTGTTTCGGAAAACACCTATCGCGGTCAGGTCTCGGCGCACCGCAAGGCCGAGAACGCCCGCAACTTCACGCAGTGCGATTCGCTTCTGATCGGCGACCGGTGCGGTGCGCACACGGTGCCCTATATCGAGGCGAAGAATTCGACTGCGCAGTTCGAGCACGAGGCGACGACGTCCAAGATTTCCGAGGACCAGCTTTTCTACTGCCTGCAGCGCGGCATTCCGGAAGAGGCGGCGATCGCTCTGATCGTCAACGGCTTCGTCAAGGAAGTCATCCAGGAACTGCCGATGGAATTCGCCGTCGAGGCGCAGAAGCTGATCGGCATCTCGCTCGAAGGCTCCGTGGGCTAAGGCCCGCCCGAATACCGAACCGGCGCACGGAATTTGTGCGCGATAGAAGATTTCGTTTCCCAAGAGGACGAACACACATGCTTGAAATCAAGAACCTGCACGCACGCATCGCCGAGGACGGCACCGAGATCATCCGCGGCCTGAACCTGACGGTGAAGGCTGGCGAAGTCGCGGCCATCATGGGGCCGAACGGCTCCGGCAAGTCGACGCTCTCCTACATCCTGTCCGGGCGCGAAGATTATGAAGTGACCGAGGGCGACATTCTTTACAACGGCGAAAGCATCCTGGAGCTCGATGCATCGGAGCGAGCTGCGAAGGGCATCTTCCTCGCCTTCCAGTATCCGGTCGAAATTCCGGGCGTCGCCACCATGCAGTTCCTGAAGGTGGCGATGAACGAACAGCGCAAGTACCGCGGCGAAGAGGAATTGACGACGCCTGAATTCATGCGCCGCGTCAAGGAAGCTGCCGCCGAGCTGAAGATCGCGCCCGAAATGCTGCGCCGTCCGCTCAATGTCGGCTTCTCGGGCGGCGAGAAGAAGCGCGCGGAAATCCTGCAGATGGCTCTGCTCGAGCCGAAGCTCTGCGTTCTCGACGAAACCGACTCCGGCCTCGACATCGACGCGCTGAAGATCGTTGCCGATGGCGTCAACGCGCTGCGCTCGCCCGATCGCGCGGTCGTCGTCATCACGCACTACCAGCGCCTGCTCAACTACATCGTTCCGGACACTGTCCACGTCCTCTACAAGGGCCAGGTCATCAAGTCCGGCGACAAGACGCTGGCGCACGAACTCGAGGCCAACGGCTACGCGGATATCATCGAGGCGGCAGCCTGACGCCTGTCGAAGGAGTGTTCGAATGAATATGCAACAGGCCATCAAGATGACGGCGGCCGAAACGGCGCTCGTCGATGCCTATACGGCGCAGATCGGTGATCTGCCGGGCGACGGGGCCGTGCTGTCGCTTCGCGACACGCTGGTTCACGAGTTGAAGACGGCAGGTCTGCCGACGCGCCGCGTCGAAGCCTGGCACTATACCGACCTGCGCACGCTGCTGCGAGCGGTGCCGGCGGCCGATCCGACCGCCTTCGCCGATCGCGTAGAGCCGGTCGTTCCGGGCTCGTCTGTTCTGTCCGTGCGCAACGGCCAGGCGGATATCAAGAGCGTTCCCGAGCATTTGACGGCGCGCTCCTATACCGAGAGCCTGCTCGATGGTTCGGCGGTAGCCGGGCTCTCCGTCCTCGGCTCGGACGATGCGATCGGCCGGATCAATGGCGGCCTCGTGCGCGGCGGACTGGAAATCACCGTCGCCGCCGGCGCGCAGATCGAAGCTCCGATCGAAATCCAGGTGGTTCAGAGTCATGGTCAGGCGCATACGCGCTTTCCGGTTTCCTTCGGCGCCGGCGCGAAAGCGACCGTGATCGAGCGCCATCTGTCGACGAATGCCGAGCCGAGCTTCGTTTCCTCGGTAAGCGACGTGACGCTCGCCGACGGCGCCGACGTGATCTGGATCATCCTGCAGCAGCAGGGTCCGGCCGATACGCATCTCGGCCAGATCCGCTTCGATCTCGGCAAGGACGCGAAACTGCACCTCTTCGTCATCAATGCCGGCGGTAAGCTGGTCCGTCAGGAGCTGCATGGCCGTGCGAGCGGCGAGGGCTCC
It encodes:
- the sufB gene encoding Fe-S cluster assembly protein SufB; translation: MPAVQETIDQVRQIDVDQYKYGFETTIEMDLAPKGLSEDIIRLISSKKNEPEWMLEWRLEAYRRWQTMEEPTWARVRYPKIDFNDIHYYAAPKGTTGPKSLDEVDPELLKVYEKLGIPLKEQEILAGVEKSKIAVDAVFDSVSVVTTFKEELKKAGVIFMSISEAMREHPDLVRKYLGTVVPQSDNFYATLNSAVFTDGSFVYVPKGVRCPMELSTYFRINEKNTGQFERTLIIADEGAYVSYLEGCTAPQRDENQLHAAVVELIALDDAEIKYSTVQNWYPGDKQGKGGIYNFVTKRGDCRGKNSKISWTQVETGSAITWKYPSCILRGDGSRGEFYSIAVSNGHQQIDSGTKMIHLGKNTSSRIISKGIAAGVSENTYRGQVSAHRKAENARNFTQCDSLLIGDRCGAHTVPYIEAKNSTAQFEHEATTSKISEDQLFYCLQRGIPEEAAIALIVNGFVKEVIQELPMEFAVEAQKLIGISLEGSVG
- the sufC gene encoding Fe-S cluster assembly ATPase SufC codes for the protein MLEIKNLHARIAEDGTEIIRGLNLTVKAGEVAAIMGPNGSGKSTLSYILSGREDYEVTEGDILYNGESILELDASERAAKGIFLAFQYPVEIPGVATMQFLKVAMNEQRKYRGEEELTTPEFMRRVKEAAAELKIAPEMLRRPLNVGFSGGEKKRAEILQMALLEPKLCVLDETDSGLDIDALKIVADGVNALRSPDRAVVVITHYQRLLNYIVPDTVHVLYKGQVIKSGDKTLAHELEANGYADIIEAAA
- the sufD gene encoding Fe-S cluster assembly protein SufD, producing MNMQQAIKMTAAETALVDAYTAQIGDLPGDGAVLSLRDTLVHELKTAGLPTRRVEAWHYTDLRTLLRAVPAADPTAFADRVEPVVPGSSVLSVRNGQADIKSVPEHLTARSYTESLLDGSAVAGLSVLGSDDAIGRINGGLVRGGLEITVAAGAQIEAPIEIQVVQSHGQAHTRFPVSFGAGAKATVIERHLSTNAEPSFVSSVSDVTLADGADVIWIILQQQGPADTHLGQIRFDLGKDAKLHLFVINAGGKLVRQELHGRASGEGSDLTLRGINLLGGDSHTDLTFTLSHDVPHTTSSEIIRNVVFDRAKGVFQGKILVAQDAQKTDAKMSCNTLLLSDDADFSAKPELEIFADDVQCGHGATVIDIDHTQLFYLLARGIPENKARAMLVNAFVAEIVEELEDDEALVEALEDIVAAWLEKHA